A single genomic interval of uncultured Desulfobulbus sp. harbors:
- a CDS encoding ABC transporter substrate-binding protein, giving the protein MRLSSLLSALCLVLLGAALASAASLTDSENKTVVFNKPFARIISLYPAHTTNLIELGLNREIVACSPGDRQLSGCPKIRFQDDPERLLALKPDLVLIRPMISRSYPNLVRILEKNGVRVVSLQPTEASELFQYWRDLGRLTGHEQQAENMVATFNTRLAAITNSLRLIPQDRRKRVYFEAIHRQMKTFAPTSMAMFVLESAGGVNVATDADRMRETNIAAYGKERILAKADKIDLYLAQSGRMNPISVDDILHEPGFSVIKAVHEGQVFLVSEEMVSRPTLELLDGIAFVKSLLYPDYAQEGVSRL; this is encoded by the coding sequence ATGCGACTTTCATCCCTTCTTTCCGCATTGTGCCTGGTTCTTCTCGGCGCCGCCCTGGCCTCGGCCGCCTCACTGACCGACAGCGAGAACAAAACCGTCGTCTTTAACAAACCCTTTGCGCGCATTATCTCGCTCTATCCGGCCCACACCACCAACCTGATCGAACTCGGCCTGAACAGGGAGATCGTGGCCTGCAGTCCCGGCGACCGACAGCTCTCCGGTTGCCCCAAGATCCGTTTCCAGGACGATCCAGAACGCTTGCTGGCGCTCAAACCGGATTTGGTGCTCATCCGCCCGATGATCAGCCGCAGCTATCCCAACCTGGTGCGCATCCTGGAAAAAAACGGCGTTCGCGTGGTTTCCCTCCAACCCACCGAGGCCTCGGAACTCTTTCAGTACTGGCGGGACCTGGGTCGGCTCACCGGTCATGAACAGCAGGCCGAGAACATGGTGGCAACCTTTAACACCCGCCTGGCGGCCATCACCAACTCCCTGCGTCTCATCCCCCAGGATCGGCGCAAACGGGTCTATTTCGAGGCCATCCACCGCCAGATGAAGACCTTTGCCCCCACCTCCATGGCCATGTTCGTCCTGGAATCGGCGGGCGGGGTCAACGTGGCCACCGATGCCGACCGGATGCGCGAGACCAACATCGCCGCCTACGGCAAGGAACGGATCCTGGCCAAGGCGGACAAAATAGATCTCTACCTAGCCCAGAGCGGACGGATGAACCCGATCAGCGTGGATGACATCCTCCATGAACCCGGCTTCTCGGTGATCAAGGCGGTCCACGAGGGCCAGGTCTTCCTCGTCTCCGAGGAGATGGTTTCCCGACCGACCCTGGAGCTGCTCGACGGCATAGCCTTTGTCAAGTCGCTGCTCTATCCCGACTATGCTCAGGAAGGGGTTTCCCGGTTATGA
- a CDS encoding ABC transporter ATP-binding protein encodes MARVISEHADLLWRLEDVCFQYNGTPVLNEVNLELKRGSCYGILGPNGSGKTTLLDLMGGLLQPNSGTIAFLGQSLQAWPKKQLARLLALVPQDFMVRFGYSVREVVEMGLHPHLHRFAAPNAEEQFLIDESLRLTGIAHLENRSVTRLSGGEKQRVAVARAIAQKPQVLLLDEATSNLDIHHSLEILHLIRNRFETRDLQVVSVMHDLNLASFFCDQLIFLKNGSIVCQGPTDEVLTPENIAAVYGVEAEVRPNPFTNCRQVSFRLPHNP; translated from the coding sequence ATGGCAAGAGTGATTTCTGAGCATGCAGATCTCCTTTGGCGGCTTGAGGATGTCTGTTTTCAATACAACGGGACTCCGGTCCTGAACGAGGTCAACCTTGAACTCAAGCGCGGCTCGTGCTACGGCATCCTCGGTCCCAACGGCAGCGGCAAGACCACCCTGCTCGACCTCATGGGAGGGCTGCTGCAGCCCAACTCCGGCACCATTGCGTTTCTTGGCCAATCGCTGCAGGCCTGGCCCAAGAAGCAGCTGGCCAGGTTGCTCGCCCTGGTTCCCCAGGATTTCATGGTCCGCTTCGGCTATTCGGTGCGCGAGGTGGTGGAGATGGGCCTCCATCCCCATCTGCACCGGTTTGCCGCTCCCAATGCAGAGGAACAGTTCCTGATCGATGAGTCCCTGAGGCTGACCGGCATCGCCCATCTCGAAAACCGCTCGGTCACCCGGCTCTCCGGCGGCGAAAAACAGCGCGTGGCCGTGGCCCGCGCCATTGCCCAGAAACCGCAGGTCCTGCTCCTGGACGAGGCCACCTCCAACCTCGATATTCATCACAGCCTGGAAATACTCCACCTGATCCGCAACCGCTTTGAAACCCGGGACCTGCAGGTGGTGTCGGTGATGCACGATCTCAACCTGGCCTCCTTTTTCTGCGACCAGCTGATCTTTCTCAAAAACGGATCGATCGTCTGCCAAGGCCCCACCGATGAGGTGCTCACCCCGGAAAACATCGCGGCGGTCTACGGCGTGGAAGCCGAAGTCCGCCCCAATCCCTTTACCAACTGCCGACAGGTCAGCTTTCGCCTGCCGCACAACCCCTAA
- a CDS encoding iron ABC transporter permease has product MAFDRRTMLFLPLIAALVFTIALSATLGFLQVSIPDVFAILWSKLIAQGQPAHLDPVAATVVADVRMPRILCSVLVGGLLGVSGAVFQAILLNPLADSYTLGISTGAAFGASLVIVLQIFGLTLPAGASIPIFAFLGGVATLAVVLYLAVGDRSLSSTSLILAGVIVAAILSAAIGFLKFLADEQVGLIIFWLMGSLAGASWSSIGLLVPAALLGTLVAMYYSRDLNIMATGDRAATSLGINTVRLRTILLTVSTLMTALAVSVSGIIGFVGLIVPHMLRHLVGPDNRLLIPLSFFTGGLLLLIADTLTRAILPVEVPIGVLTALLGGPFFCILFKRRQQDGKSDF; this is encoded by the coding sequence ATGGCTTTTGACCGTCGCACCATGCTGTTCCTGCCCCTGATCGCTGCACTGGTGTTTACCATTGCCCTTTCGGCCACCCTGGGATTTCTCCAGGTCTCCATCCCCGATGTGTTTGCCATTCTCTGGTCCAAACTGATTGCCCAGGGACAGCCAGCCCACCTGGACCCGGTTGCGGCGACCGTGGTGGCCGATGTGCGCATGCCGCGCATCCTCTGCTCCGTGCTGGTGGGCGGCCTTTTGGGGGTGAGCGGCGCCGTTTTTCAGGCCATCCTCCTCAACCCCCTGGCCGATTCCTATACCCTGGGCATCTCCACCGGAGCGGCCTTTGGCGCCTCGCTGGTGATCGTGCTGCAGATCTTCGGCCTCACCCTGCCCGCCGGAGCCTCGATTCCCATCTTTGCCTTTTTGGGCGGCGTTGCCACCCTGGCGGTTGTCCTCTACCTGGCCGTCGGCGATCGCAGTCTCTCCTCCACCAGCCTCATTCTGGCGGGGGTCATTGTTGCCGCGATTCTCTCGGCTGCCATCGGCTTTCTCAAATTTCTCGCCGATGAACAGGTCGGGCTGATCATCTTCTGGCTCATGGGCAGCCTGGCCGGGGCCTCCTGGAGCAGTATCGGCCTGTTGGTGCCCGCTGCCCTGCTCGGCACCCTGGTGGCGATGTATTACAGCCGCGACCTCAACATCATGGCCACCGGCGACCGGGCCGCCACCTCCCTTGGTATCAACACCGTGCGATTGCGGACCATCCTGCTGACCGTCTCCACCCTGATGACCGCCCTGGCGGTTTCGGTGTCGGGCATCATCGGTTTTGTCGGCCTGATCGTACCCCATATGCTCCGCCATCTGGTCGGGCCGGACAACCGGCTGTTGATCCCCCTTTCGTTTTTCACCGGCGGCCTGCTGTTGCTGATCGCCGATACCCTTACCCGGGCAATTCTCCCGGTGGAGGTGCCGATCGGCGTGTTGACCGCCCTGTTGGGCGGACCTTTTTTCTGTATCCTCTTCAAGCGACGGCAACAGGATGGCAAGAGTGATTTCTGA
- a CDS encoding sirohydrochlorin cobaltochelatase, with product MFSGRRQWLRAACQPHRMVLYCDTGGLRVQQSEAIILAMFGTTVESALEDLLAIQRAVNTAYPQTPVRIAFTSNQIRRIWHKRAADPAYLSQHPEIPQEILKVQGILATIANLQDRGYVRQVVQPTHIAPAEEFHDLAAYVRGLRSIRTMKPRWQPFQAIALGRPLLGTYSLKHAYADDIRIAAEVLAADAELARSHGAALVYMGHGNHYFPSGGLYLEFAARMRELYPDVLTLIGTVEGFPDLDDVMESLRQHTITKVLLKPFLIVAGDHAVNDLVGEEEDSWQSILQGAGFDVLAEVRGLGPQVAPIFVQHAAQAAAEAGVELR from the coding sequence TTGTTTTCCGGCCGCCGACAATGGCTGCGGGCGGCCTGTCAGCCGCACCGCATGGTGCTGTATTGCGACACTGGAGGACTGCGGGTGCAACAAAGCGAGGCAATAATTCTGGCCATGTTCGGGACCACGGTGGAGTCGGCCCTGGAGGATCTGCTGGCCATCCAACGTGCAGTCAACACGGCCTATCCGCAGACCCCGGTCAGGATTGCGTTCACCTCCAATCAGATCCGCCGCATCTGGCACAAACGGGCCGCGGACCCGGCCTATCTCAGCCAGCACCCTGAAATCCCCCAAGAGATTCTCAAGGTGCAGGGGATACTCGCCACCATCGCCAACCTGCAGGACCGCGGTTATGTCCGCCAGGTGGTTCAGCCCACCCATATCGCCCCCGCGGAAGAATTCCACGACCTTGCCGCCTATGTCCGCGGCCTCCGTTCCATCCGCACCATGAAGCCGCGTTGGCAACCCTTCCAAGCCATCGCTTTGGGACGGCCCCTGCTGGGGACCTACAGCCTCAAGCACGCCTACGCCGACGATATCCGCATTGCCGCCGAGGTCCTGGCCGCGGATGCCGAGCTGGCCCGCAGCCATGGCGCAGCCCTGGTATACATGGGCCATGGCAACCACTATTTCCCCTCGGGCGGGCTCTACCTCGAATTTGCCGCCCGCATGCGCGAGCTCTATCCCGATGTCCTCACCCTGATCGGCACGGTCGAGGGATTTCCCGACCTGGACGACGTCATGGAGAGCCTGCGCCAGCACACGATCACCAAGGTCCTGCTCAAGCCCTTTCTCATTGTCGCCGGAGACCATGCGGTCAACGATCTGGTCGGCGAAGAGGAGGATTCCTGGCAATCGATTCTCCAGGGTGCAGGCTTTGACGTCCTGGCCGAGGTCCGCGGTCTTGGGCCCCAGGTCGCGCCAATCTTTGTCCAGCATGCGGCCCAGGCAGCCGCCGAGGCAGGTGTGGAGTTGCGCTGA